A segment of the Candidatus Woesearchaeota archaeon genome:
TTAAGCGCCTTAAAGATAATCCAGTTCCCAATGACGTAAAATTTATTGGGAGGGATGGTGATGGAGAAAAAATATTTCGCTATCGAATAGGAGATTATCGAGCATTGTATAAAATAAAAGATAAAGAAAAAATAGTTCTTATAACTAAAATAGATCGAAGACCTCATGTTTATGACTAAGACTTGTTAAAGTAATGCCTAAAAACGGCTTCGGTGAAAATGTAGTTTTTGGTGCCATGCTGGTGATTATCCTTCAAATTAGTACGTGGGAAAAAAGGAAGTTCCAGTAGGAATTTTTTCCTTATTATACATAAGTAAGATAATCACGGCACCAAAACCGAGGCTATGCCGAGATTTTCACCGAAGCCCCTAAAAACTAATAGTATCCATAATCAATTTCTTGTCAAACTTTAATAAATCTGCATATCTTTGTCCGACACCTAAATATAAAATAGGTTTGCCCGTAACATAACTTACTGAAATAGCTGCTCCGCCTTTGTCATCAACATCTGCTTTGCAAAGAATAA
Coding sequences within it:
- a CDS encoding type II toxin-antitoxin system RelE/ParE family toxin; amino-acid sequence: MYFVDLSQRADKFLDKLPNQQKERIQDRLKRLKDNPVPNDVKFIGRDGDGEKIFRYRIGDYRALYKIKDKEKIVLITKIDRRPHVYD